The Marivirga salinae DNA window TTTGCTACTGATGTGGTGTCAGCAACTGGATAAGTTTCTTCTAAAGCTATATTACAAACTTCATCACCCATAATAATCCATCCAAAATCATCAATCAATTGTTGTCTATATTCTTCAGATGCACAATAATTTAATCCTTCTGCATTAAGAGTAATATCAGATAGTATATTGCCATTTGTCGCCCAACCTTCTAAGGTTAAGTCATAATTAGCTAGTGATAAACCTGAATTTGTTAAAAAATCAAATAGGCTGCCTACATTGGTTAAGTTCCAATCTCCTAGGTTTTGATCAAAAGCAGAAGCTTTATTGAACATACCGCTCATATCAGTTACATTGGATACATTCCAATCACTGATAATCTGATTGAATGAAGAGGCATCATAAAACATATTTGACATATTAGTCACATTGCTCACATCCCAATGTCTTATGTAGTGATTAAAGGATTTAGCTTTGTAGAACATACGACTCATATCAGTAACAATAGACAAATCAGGATCATTTGAGGCAGTGATTGTTAAATTTTCTGCTCCAGCAAATGCTGAATTCATAGATTTCCATTTTGAATCGTTCCAGCTTTCAATATCTAAAACTTTAAGTTTATCACCATGATTATCAAATTTTATATTGGTTAAATCACCATATATTTTTATGCGGTAGTTTCCCGCATGAGGAAAAGTGAGAGTATGAAAATTATTTCCTATTTCCTGTCCTTTATTTTCACTATTATCTACTTCTTCCCAGAATATTTCATAATCTGTGCCAGTAACAGGAATATTTACTTGATTGTCTTCACTTGTACCTTCATTATCCGTTTTCCAAGTGCTTACAAAAAAAGCAGATTCACAATCTTTAATGTCCAAAAAACCATTTGTACCACTCCAATGCCAACCTTTTTCATTAATTAAATAGCTTCGAGCATCTGCTGATAAACAATATTTTAAATCTTGAGCTCCGAACATAATGTCAGAAGGAGTATTCTCCATAGCTGCCCAACCAATGAGTGTTTTGTCATAATTATAGGTACTTAAACCTGACTTGCTTAATAAATTATGCATATTTGTCTCACTAGAAATATTCCAGTTTCCTAAATCTTGATTAAAGGCACTCGCCCAAATAAACATCCATCTCATATTAGTCACATTAGAAACATCCCAATTCGATAAATCCTGATTGAATGATTTGGCATTGACAAACATTTCCACCATGTTAGTCACATTAGAAACATCCCAATTCCCGATATCCCCATTAAACGAGCTGGCTCCATCGAACATTCGGAACATATCAGTCACATTTGATAAATTTGGGATATCAATTGCACTCTGTACTAAATTAGAACATCCGTTAAAGGCATAATTGCATTTCGACCAAACAATATCACCCCATTGTTCTATATCAAGGATTTTTTTCCTGTCTCCTTCATTAAAAAATGTAATCCTCGTAAAATCCCCACTTATTTTAACCCGATAAGTCCCAGCACTAGGAAAAGTAACTGTATGACTATTAATACCAGTCTCACTGCCATTATTATTATCTTCATTGCCTACTTCTTCCCATTCTATTAAATAGTCAGTGCCTGTTCCGGGAATGGTGATCTGATTATCTTCACTGCTTCCGGGATTATCCGTTTGCCAAACGGTGATAAATGGAGCGTCTTGGGCAAATGCGAAACTTGTTTGAAGGATTAATATTGTGAATAAAGACAAAAGTATTCTTTTCACTTTTGAAAAGTTGGATTGGGGAGTAAAAATGTACATAAAGGGAGATTAAGTGGAATGTTAAAAATTTAATGTATATAGATTGTACAAAAGTACGGGTTTTAATGAAAACTTAAAATATTTACTAATAAAATGGATAAGAATGTAGCTGATTTAGAGTAGATTAAAAACTTTCATCCCACTCTAATTTCCCCTGAGAAACACCCATTAAATTGCACAAGCGGTATAAAATTCTAGCGCCTACATTTCCGTTCCAATCGGTGTTTTCGCCTGGGGCAACTTCATTTAAATCAAAGCCAATGATTTTCTTGCCATTTTTAACTAACCTTGTCAATAAATAAATGATTTCGGAATAGCTAATACCACCTGGTACTGGCGTACCGGTATTCGGGCATAATTCTGGTCTCAAGCCATCAATATCAAAGGTGATATAGACTTCATTTGGCAATTCTTTAATGATTCTATCGCAGATGATAGTCCATGATTCGCCTTCGAACATCCCCACTTTTATATCATCATCATAAAAAATACTCACTCTTTCACCTTGCTTCTCAGCGAATTTAATTTCCTCTTCACAAAAATCTCTAATGCCTACCTGAACCATTTTTTCTATTTGTGGAACAGTTTGCAACATATTATAGGAGATGGAAGCATGAGAATATTCGAAATTTTCATAAGCTTTCCTGAAATCCATGTGCGCATCAATTTGAAGCACGCCAAATGATTCATGTTTGGTGGCTATAGCTTGAACTGCGCCTAAAGGCGTACTGTGGTCACCACCTACTAATCCCAAAAGTTTATGCTTATTAAGCTGTTTTAAAGATTCGGATTTTACCCATTCCACCATTTCGGCACAAACCGAATTGACTTCTTTCAAAAGGCTTTTTCCTTTTTCGCTATTTTCTTCTCCTGATTCCAATAAGCCAATATATTCCTCCGCCATTATGCGATGCTTATTGCTTTTGGTTAATAAATCCTGATTAATAGGAAGCATTTGAATCCCCATTTTCCAAGCATCTATTATATCTTTCTGATAGAGATCTACTTGTGTGGAGGCTTCCAAAATATGTTGTGGCCCTT harbors:
- a CDS encoding BspA family leucine-rich repeat surface protein, giving the protein MKRILLSLFTILILQTSFAFAQDAPFITVWQTDNPGSSEDNQITIPGTGTDYLIEWEEVGNEDNNNGSETGINSHTVTFPSAGTYRVKISGDFTRITFFNEGDRKKILDIEQWGDIVWSKCNYAFNGCSNLVQSAIDIPNLSNVTDMFRMFDGASSFNGDIGNWDVSNVTNMVEMFVNAKSFNQDLSNWDVSNVTNMRWMFIWASAFNQDLGNWNISSETNMHNLLSKSGLSTYNYDKTLIGWAAMENTPSDIMFGAQDLKYCLSADARSYLINEKGWHWSGTNGFLDIKDCESAFFVSTWKTDNEGTSEDNQVNIPVTGTDYEIFWEEVDNSENKGQEIGNNFHTLTFPHAGNYRIKIYGDLTNIKFDNHGDKLKVLDIESWNDSKWKSMNSAFAGAENLTITASNDPDLSIVTDMSRMFYKAKSFNHYIRHWDVSNVTNMSNMFYDASSFNQIISDWNVSNVTDMSGMFNKASAFDQNLGDWNLTNVGSLFDFLTNSGLSLANYDLTLEGWATNGNILSDITLNAEGLNYCASEEYRQQLIDDFGWIIMGDEVCNIALEETYPVADTTSVAKDTKIYLTFDQEIEEIDFTGILVKDIYSKVIPLSKIYVEGQRLYLVHDGLESSTYEVKIPENKVISVTGKENEAISWSFTTQRILSSKNEQKPINHSTYPNPFSDQTTIQFSLPQTQSVNLFVFDLKGQLVRQEKYDNLGSDKQSIKFERKDLPAGLYRYQLQSAGGAVGGKMLIE
- a CDS encoding agmatinase family protein; protein product: MTKKQDILNAFDPNGLGNVDNIFALPFDEKTADLILIPVPWEVTVSYESGTAQGPQHILEASTQVDLYQKDIIDAWKMGIQMLPINQDLLTKSNKHRIMAEEYIGLLESGEENSEKGKSLLKEVNSVCAEMVEWVKSESLKQLNKHKLLGLVGGDHSTPLGAVQAIATKHESFGVLQIDAHMDFRKAYENFEYSHASISYNMLQTVPQIEKMVQVGIRDFCEEEIKFAEKQGERVSIFYDDDIKVGMFEGESWTIICDRIIKELPNEVYITFDIDGLRPELCPNTGTPVPGGISYSEIIYLLTRLVKNGKKIIGFDLNEVAPGENTDWNGNVGARILYRLCNLMGVSQGKLEWDESF